The following is a genomic window from Opitutus sp. GAS368.
GTGCCCAGGGCCGGCACCGCATCGCCAAGGCCCGCGCCGCCGAGGTGACCGACCTGCTGGAGAGCATCGCGCCGCATTTCTCGGCGCCCGAAACCTGGCACCGGCGCAGCGCCGCGTTGAAGAATCTTTCCGTGCTGCCGCCCGCCCCGGTGCCGGCCAGCTTCACCGCCGTGCTGCGTCCCTACCAGCAGCTCGGCGTCGCGTGGCTCTGGCACCTGCACGGCCAGGAACTCGGCGGCATCCTCGCCGACGAGATGGGCCTCGGCAAAACGCCGCAGGCCCTCGCGCTCCTCGCCGCCGTGGTAGGGCGGCGAGTCCCTTCGCCGCCGAAGCGCGGAGCGGAGTCCGCGCCCTACCCCCCGCACCTCGTCGTCGTGCCGGCCTCGCTCGTGGAGAACTGGCGGCGCGAGGCCGCGCGCTTCGCGCCGGCGCTGCGCGTCTTCGTCCATCACGGCGGCGCCCGGCTGGCGGCCGGAGAGTTCGCCGGTTACGACCTCGTGCTCACCTCCTACGGCACGCTGGCGCGCGACACGGAGCTCTTCGCGGGCGTGCCCTTCGACGTCATTCTCGCCGACGAGGCGCAGCACCTGAAGAACCGCCGCACCCAGGCCGCGCAGGCGCTGCGCGTGCTGCACGGCCGCAGCCGCTTCCTGCTTACCGGCACGCCGCTGGAGAACTCGCTCGACGACCTGCGTTCGCTCTTCGAGTTCCTGATGCCCGGCTTCCTGCCCAAACTCCCGCCCGGCATGAAGCGCGAGGAGCGCGCCTTCCACGACGAGCGGCTGCGCGTCCAGACCGCGCCCTACATCCTCCGCCGCACCAAGGCCATCGTCGCCCCCGAGCTGCCGCCCAAGATCGAGCAGGTCATCTGGTGCGAGCCGACCGCCGCCCAGGCCGCCCTCTACCAGCACATGCAGGAGGCCACCGAGCGCGAACTCTTCGACCTCGCCGCCCAGGGTGCCTCGGAGGGCCGGCTCCATCTCGCCACGCTCACCCAGCTGCTGCGCCTGCGCCAGATCTGCTGCGACCCGCGGCTGGTGGAACAGGTCGGGCGGGGAGTCCCTGCCCCGCCGAGGCGCGGATCCGACTTCGCCAAGGCTACGACGGACAAGACGGAGTCCGCGCCCTACCGGAATTCCGCCAAGCTCGAGGCCTTCCGGGAATTGCTGGCCGAGTCCGTCGACGAGGGCCACCGCATGCTCGTCTTCTCGCAGTTCACCTCGCTGCTGGCGCTGCTGCGCGAGGAACTCGAGGCCGAGGGCGTCGCCTATTGCTACCTCGACGGCTCGATGACCACCCGGGCCCGCCAGACCGCGGTGGACAAGTTCCAGGACGACGAGACCGTCCCGGTCTTCCTCATCTCGCTCAAGGCCGGCGGCACCGGCCTCAACCTCACCGGGGCGGACACCGTCGTGCACTACGATCCGTGGTGGAATCCCGCCGTCGAGGCGCAGGCCACCGACCGCACGCACCGCATCGGCCAGACCAAGGTCGTCACCAGCTACCGGCTCATTTGCGCCGGCACGGTCGAGGAGAAGGTCATGGCGCTGCAGGACGGGAAGCGCGCGCTGCTGGCCGGCGTGTTCGACGCCAGCGACGCGGCCGCCGCGAAGCTCAGCCTCGCCGACCTCCGCGCCCTGCTGAAATAAAGCTGGAGGAGGGGCTTTATGCCCCGATGGCCACGGGACCGCCATCCATCGGGGCATAAAGCCCCTCCTACAAAAACGGGATTTGCCTAATGGAATATCCTGGGCTGCGTTTGGTTCTTACCTCTCCCCGCCATGAAATCCCTCCTCGCCACCCTCTGCTCCCTGGCTTTTGCCTCCGCCGCTGTCGCCGCCGACACCCACGCCAAGGGGGCCGAGCCCGCCCACATCTCGCAGGGCCAGACGGTCAACCTCGCCGACTATGTCGTGCCCGGCAAGACGACCATCTTCGACTTCACCAGCAAGTATTGCGGCCCCTGCCAGGCTTACAACGAGCCCCTGGCCCAGCTGCACCGGCAGCGCGAGGACGTCGCGGTCGTGAAGGTGGACATCAACCGGCCCGAGGCCACCCGGATTGACTGGCAGTCACCGGTCGCGCAGGAGTTCGGCCTGCATAGCATCCCCCACTTCAAGGTCTACGGCCCGGACGGCACGCTCATCGCCGAGGACAAGCTGGTCATCGGGCCCGACGGCCGGCCGACCAGTCGCGACGCCAAGGGCCGCGACATGGTGAACCGGATGATCGAGCAGCTGAAGTGAGCGGCCGGCGCGCCGTGTCAGCCGCGCCAGTAACCTTCCACGTAGACGTAACTGCCGCGATCGCGCCGCCAATGCGGGGCGACGTAGGTGCGGGCCCGCTCCGGCGGACGCACCCAATGGCCCTCGACCCAGACATAGCGTCCACCGCCGGCATAGCTCCAGTAGCCCCTGATCCACACCGCCTCCTCATACGGCCGCTCATAGACAACCTCCTCGCGCACGGTCGGGGGCGGCGGCGGGGGCGGCGGTTCCGAGACCACGACGTTGGTGGTGGCCTCCCGCTCGGAGCGGTAAATGGTGCCCTGCTCGTGGTCGTTGGCATTGCCCAGCGTGCCGCCGGCGATGGCGCCCGCCACCGCACCGATGGCCGCGCCTTGGGCACCGTTGCCGTGCCCGGAATTATTGCCGATGATCGCGCCGAGGACCGCGCCCAAGGCCGCGCCGCCGACGGCGCCGCGCTGCGTGTTCGGTCCCGTGTCGACGCAACCGCTGAACAGGGTGGAAGCCGCCAGGGCGGCCAGAAGAATGGGTGTCTTGGTATTCATCAATGGCTATGACGCTAACCGACCGCCTCAGGTTCCGTCAACCCCACCCCTGGAATGCTTTTTTCCGGAAAAGCAGGGTCCCCGCCCATCCCCCTCCTGCCCCGGGCCGCATTTCCGCGTTTTCATTTCTCCGCAGGGCCGCATCTTGGGGGCCATGATGCGCCGTCTGCTGCTCCCCGCCGGTTTCTGCCTCGGCCTGACGCTGGCCGCGCAGACCACCCCGGCCGGCCCTGTCCGGCCCGAGGACACTCCCGCGCAGCCCGCCGCCGCGCCGGCGGAAGCGGCCCCGGCCGGCCCGCCCGTCGCCAACTGGATCGAGGCCCAGGTGGAGCTGCACCGCCGGGGATTCTCCTGCGGCTCGATCGACGGCCTGCGCGGGGCGCAGACCGCCGAGGCGCTGAAGGCCTTCCAACGCAACGAGGGTCTGAGCGAGACCGGCGAGCTCGACAAGGCGACCCTGACCCTCCTGCTCCTCACCGCCCCCGTCTATACCACCCACACCTTCACCGCGGAGGAGCTCGCCCGCCTCGAGCCCGTGCCCGACACCTGGCTCGGCAAATCGCAGCGCCCGGAGCTCTACTACGCCACGGCCTTGGAATTGATCGGCGAACAATACCACGCCAACCCGAAGTTCCTCCGCGCGCTGAACCCGGATTTCAACTGGGATGACATCCTGCCCGGCGCCACGGTCAAGGTGCCGGCGGTCGCGCCGTTCACCAGCCCGCTCAAGGTGGCACGTATCCATATCCGCCTCGCCGATCATGTGCTCGAGGCCACCACGGAGGAAGGGCAGATTGTTCTGCACTGCCCGGTGAGCATCGCGCGCAACGTCGACAAGCGCCCCGTCGGCGAGCTGCATGTGATCGTCGTGGCGCCCAACCCCGATTACACGTGGGATCCCGAGGTGTTCAGCGAGTCGCCCGAGGCGAAGGAACTGGGCCGCAAGCTCATCATCCCGCCCGGCCCGAACAATCCCGTGGGCCTCGCCTGGATCGGCCTGGACCGCACCGGTTACGGCATGCACGGCACGCCCGAGCCCGAAAAGGTCGGCCGGACCGAGTCGCATGGCTGCTTCCGCCTGGCCAACTGGGACGCCGTCGCCCTGCTGGCCCTCGTGCACATCGGGCTGCCCGTTGTGGTCGAGCCCTGAACCGCCCGGCGCGGTGGTGTCCTGATTCGGAATACGGATTGCGTTTTGTTGTAGGGCGGGATCACCGCATCCCGCCTCCGGTGGAGCGCAGAAGGCGGGATGCGGTGATCCCGCCCTACAATGTCAAATCAGGACACTACCCTTGGCGCGACCCCATTGACACGCCCGGCGCCACGGGGTATCAATCGAAGTTCACCCCGTGCGGCCCGTTTGCGCCGCTTCCCCACAACCCAAAGGAGATCAGTATGAAAAAGCATCAGTCCCTGATCGCGCTGGCGTGCACGCTGGCGCTGGCCCTGTCCGCCCCCCTCACCGGTCGTGCCGACGAAAAG
Proteins encoded in this region:
- a CDS encoding DEAD/DEAH box helicase → MLRLLLPPNLATAAPRDAIAVRVELDLSAAWPGDRPGQTPAGPPAGTVLPENLAPALAILQRLGVSAQPVSLIQLKRAQLRELVHALTGERVFFRADRPTLPLAWNGLALPGVSEHLTEPVAPPPAPVAKPKPKKKPEPEDDDLTPLTVDGSEHFLAITLPSRESMVYDAALEFLRTHRFVLDPLTRKWWLRDRHKVLNLLATHGALLRDNLHAEFTANFEKNTAHLKAAEIAAQIGEEADGYDVTLGLKAGSAPDAQIRSAVATGRGYIEADGAIYLIDAAKLTGLEAAQRALAGEVSAASAQGRHRIAKARAAEVTDLLESIAPHFSAPETWHRRSAALKNLSVLPPAPVPASFTAVLRPYQQLGVAWLWHLHGQELGGILADEMGLGKTPQALALLAAVVGRRVPSPPKRGAESAPYPPHLVVVPASLVENWRREAARFAPALRVFVHHGGARLAAGEFAGYDLVLTSYGTLARDTELFAGVPFDVILADEAQHLKNRRTQAAQALRVLHGRSRFLLTGTPLENSLDDLRSLFEFLMPGFLPKLPPGMKREERAFHDERLRVQTAPYILRRTKAIVAPELPPKIEQVIWCEPTAAQAALYQHMQEATERELFDLAAQGASEGRLHLATLTQLLRLRQICCDPRLVEQVGRGVPAPPRRGSDFAKATTDKTESAPYRNSAKLEAFRELLAESVDEGHRMLVFSQFTSLLALLREELEAEGVAYCYLDGSMTTRARQTAVDKFQDDETVPVFLISLKAGGTGLNLTGADTVVHYDPWWNPAVEAQATDRTHRIGQTKVVTSYRLICAGTVEEKVMALQDGKRALLAGVFDASDAAAAKLSLADLRALLK
- a CDS encoding L,D-transpeptidase, producing the protein MMRRLLLPAGFCLGLTLAAQTTPAGPVRPEDTPAQPAAAPAEAAPAGPPVANWIEAQVELHRRGFSCGSIDGLRGAQTAEALKAFQRNEGLSETGELDKATLTLLLLTAPVYTTHTFTAEELARLEPVPDTWLGKSQRPELYYATALELIGEQYHANPKFLRALNPDFNWDDILPGATVKVPAVAPFTSPLKVARIHIRLADHVLEATTEEGQIVLHCPVSIARNVDKRPVGELHVIVVAPNPDYTWDPEVFSESPEAKELGRKLIIPPGPNNPVGLAWIGLDRTGYGMHGTPEPEKVGRTESHGCFRLANWDAVALLALVHIGLPVVVEP
- a CDS encoding YMGG-like glycine zipper-containing protein, with translation MNTKTPILLAALAASTLFSGCVDTGPNTQRGAVGGAALGAVLGAIIGNNSGHGNGAQGAAIGAVAGAIAGGTLGNANDHEQGTIYRSEREATTNVVVSEPPPPPPPPTVREEVVYERPYEEAVWIRGYWSYAGGGRYVWVEGHWVRPPERARTYVAPHWRRDRGSYVYVEGYWRG
- a CDS encoding thioredoxin family protein is translated as MKSLLATLCSLAFASAAVAADTHAKGAEPAHISQGQTVNLADYVVPGKTTIFDFTSKYCGPCQAYNEPLAQLHRQREDVAVVKVDINRPEATRIDWQSPVAQEFGLHSIPHFKVYGPDGTLIAEDKLVIGPDGRPTSRDAKGRDMVNRMIEQLK